The DNA window GTAGTATAATCGTACTATCTATTGGCTATCGGGGTCGGTAGAGAATCAACGAAAGGAAGGTGAATCCAATGTCCGAAAGGATACTGGACCATCGGAGATTGGCATACGACCAGTCGGCACGGATCGGTACCACCACAGTTGTCGCGATGGCGCTTCAGAATTTCTCTGAGGTTGCCTATCAGGCAGCATGTGGCGAGACTGAGTTCCACCTGGCATCAGGTGGTTGGGTGATGGATATCATCACGCAGCCGAGTCTGACGGTGAAGGTTCAGACCGCTGAACCAAAACTGCGGACCGCGCTGCTTGGAGTGCTACGTACGCTTGGATTCCGAGTGAAAGAGAAGGATGATCACCTGGTTGTGAGCCTCACCTGAAGTTGTAGTACATTCGTTCATTTATGTAGTTAATTTAAAAACGGCCAGCTGTCTATGGCTAACCGTCTGCAGTAACGCAGGTTATGCTACATGTAGTGAACGGGTGGAGCGACTCAGGGATATTTACCCCTTTCGTTGCATCCGTTTCATAGATGTATATCTATGCTGATGAGTCCAAAAGGACGAAAACGGCTATACTAGTATGATGACAGACGGTACGGTACTCATTGATAAACCATCACATATGACCAGTTTTGGTGTTGTTGCACGTGTTCGACGTGTTCTCACGCAGAATGCTGGTAAAAAAATAAAAGTGGGGCACACAGGAACTCTTGATCCTTTTGCAACAGGACTTATGATTCTTGTAATTGGTAAGGAGTGTAAAAATGCTGGTAGCTACTCTAAGCTCGACAAGACTTATGAGGCTACGATTCGCCTAGGCATCTCTAGTTCGACTGGTGACCCAGAAGGTAATCTGACAGAAGTATCTGACATCATTCCGACTGAAAAGCATGTTATAGAGGCTTTGAGAGGCTTTGAAGGTGAGATTCAACAGACTCCGCCTACCTTTTCTGCAATTAAGATTAATGGGCAGAGGGCATATAAACTTGCAAGAGCAGGTGAGGTAGTTGAAATGCCAGTTCGCACAGTGACTGTTTATTCTATTGAGCTTGTTGAATACAACTATCCGTATGTAAGGATTAATACGCACGTTAGCAGCGGTACATATATTAGAACCCTAGCTGAGGATATTGGTGGCGTTCTCAAAACCGGCGCTTACTGCACCGAGCTTCGGCGGACTTCAATTAGTTCATGGACACTTGCCCAAGCTCAGACATTACAGGAATTTGGCGTCACCGATGATAAACCTGTTGAAAAGTCCTAGAAACTCTGATACAATACTTTTTGATGATTACTGCAGAAAATAAAGCCAAGGCACTTGCTTTGACACAGACTCATAAAAAAGACGTTGGTTCCGCTCAAGCGCAATCATCTGTTTTGACGTCTCGTATCAAAGAGATTACCGAGCATCTTCAGACAAACAAGCACGACCACATGGCTCGTCGCGGTTTGATCCAGATGGTTGGTCGTCGTAAAAGACTGCTAAAATACCTCGAAGCAAATGACTTTGATGGTTATAAAGCAACAGTTGCCGCCCTAGGACTCCGCAAGTAATTGCGGAGTTTCTAACAGTAAATTCTATCTAACCGTATTTGATTAGTCGCTTTGTGCGAGATGCGATATCATACAAGTATGAATCCAAAGCTTATAGTAGAACAAAAAATTACAGCATTCGTTAATAGGTATGCCATTTATGCTACTAGCCCGGATGGTAATAAATCTCAGCTTATTGCATTTGCACAGCAGAAACGTCTAAACTTCAAAGAAAAGGTTTTGTTTTACAGTGATGAATCAAAGGATACTCCTATATTTAGTTTTCGTGCCGAAAAGGTATTTGATATACATGGGCGTTATTTTGTAGAAGATAACAGCGGAGCTTTAGTTGGAAGTTTTAAAAAAGATTTTGGAAAGTCGTTTGTTAGCAGTACATGGCATATTCTTGATACTTCGGATAACATAAAGTTTACTATTTCTGAGAGTAATAAGGCGCTCGCTGTCTTTCGACGCTATGGAGGTTACATACCGATTGTTGGGGACATTATTGATCTCATCACACTTTTTTTCCGCTATCACTTTGTATTTACACAAACCGATAGTGGGGTAGAGGTTGGAAAGTACCAAAAGACCACACTCTTCAGAGATCATTATGCGCTCTCCATGACTGATGCTGCATACATTGCTGAGGATTGGCGTGTTCTTGCAGCGATGTCTGTAGCTCTTGATGCACTACAGAGCAGATAACATTGACTTATGTTAGTGTTTATGTTAATATTATGACAAATGTCTCAAACACAAAAAGAAAAAAACTTATTTCGCCCAGGTATCGACCAAATTCCAGATGAATTTGTCGTGGGTGAACATTACCCAGCTCCAGCTTTTTTCGGCGAGAGTCGTATTGCCTTAAGCGCACTTAGACTTAAGATAGAAAAAGAAAGAGAAGATGCCCGTCATGACGCTAAATTCCCAAGCTTTCTTAATGCAAAAGAGTGGAATAAAGATATAGAGAAAAGAATTAGCGAAGGGACTGAGTTTGGTGTGATCTTTATCGACTTTGATTCATTCAACTTGGTGAATAATACTTTAGGACATGGCGAAGGTGACATGTTGATTGAAAGTTTTGGACAAATGCTTGAGAAGCATTTTCGTCGAAATACCGATAGACTTGGAAAAGTAAGTACTGATGAAGAGCCGACATTGATTGCACGATATGGTGGAGACGAGTTTGGAATAACAACTGACTTGCCACTTGATCGCAGACGAGAAGGAGAGACGGCATCAGATCAGATGGATAAGGAATTACAGTACTTTAATGCATTGTCTGATGATTTTATAAATTCTAGAGTTAATAGTGGGCGATTACGAGAGCTTGGATTTGGAATTTCTGCTGGCGCGATAATATACAGCCCAAGTCATCCGGAATCTCCCGCTCAGGTTAAGGACCGCGCGGATAGAGCGATGTACGAAGCAAAAGCAAAAAATAAACAGGGTACATTGTCACGCTGAAGTGATGACTTACTAGGTTATTCTGACACCCTGCTATAATAGGTATAACACTTGGGTAAGCGATGTAAGTACTGGATATGGGCTTTCCGATTATCGGAAATTCTACACCCGCTACTTATCGCTCAATCAGAAATCGAGTGAATAAAGGAGAACAACTATGACAACAATCAACCCTAGTGGCAAGTATATTATTAGCGTTAGCACCGAGCTAGCAGGACGTACGCTCACGTTAGAAGTTAATCGTGTGGGATTCCGCACAAGCGCATCTGTGCTCGTTAGATACGGCGAAACCGTCGTTTTAGGTACTGCAATGGTAGGGAAGAAACCACTGAGCGGTATGGATTATTTCCCACTTTCAATCGATTATGAGGAAAAATTTTATGCAAGCGGTAAAATTAGTGGTAGCCGTTTTATTAAGCGAGAGGGTCGGCCTAGCGACGAAGCGATACTTATTGGTCGCTTGATTGATCGTCCTATTCGTCCTTTGTTTCCAAAAGGCTATCGCCAGGAAGTTCAAAACGTAGCGACTGTTTTATCTATGGATCCAACATTCCGCCCTGATATGGTAGCTATGATTGCCGCCAGTAGCGCACTTATGTTAACAGGCGCACCGTTCGATGGTCCTGTTGCTGGGCTAAGGGTTGCTCGTGTTAATGGTGAGTTTAAAGCATTTGCAAGCAATGAAGAACGTGCTAAAAGCGATCTGGATATAGTTGTAGCAGGTATTAAAAGTGGTATTACTATGGTTGAAGCTGGTGCTGACGAAGTATCTGAAGAGACGGTAGCTCAGGCACTTGCCTGGGCGCATGAGCAACTGCAGCCGGCAATCGACTTGCAGCTCGAACTAGCTAAAAAAGTTGGTGTTGAGCCGCTACCTTACGAACTAGTGCTTCCTGAAGATAGTTTCCAAACTATCGTAGATGAGTGGGTTGAGGGAAAGCTAGGTGAAGACCTTAGAAAGCCATATCCTGAACGTAATGAACTTGTATCAGTTTTACGCAATGAATTCCATGCCGCCATGGTTGAGAAGTTTGGTGCGGATGACTATAAGATCCTTCATAGTGAATATGACGAAGCATTTACGATGGCACTACACAAAGATGTGCGCCGAGGAATTGTTGAGCACAACCTTCGTCCAGATGGTCGTAAACTCGAGGAGATACGTCAACTAAGTTCAGAAGTGGGCTTGCTACCTCGTGCGCATGGTTCATCACTATTTACGCGTGGAGTTACTCAGGGCATGAATATCGTTACGCTCGCCCCACTAAGCTACGCGCAGATGGTTGATAGTATGGAACAAAACGATTTTGAACGTCGTTACATGCACCATTACAATGCGCCAGGCTACACAGTTGGTGAAGTTCGTCGACTTGGATCAGCCGGTCGTCGTGAAATCGGTCATGGTTATCTCGCAGAAAGAGCTGTTTTGCCGATGCTTCCGTCTGAAGAAGATTTCCCATATGCCATCCGAAGCGTCACTGAGATTATGAGCCAAAATGGATCAACTTCCATGGCCGCTACATGTAGCTCAGTACTAGCCCTTATGGATGCTGGTGTCCCTCTTAAGCGACCCGTATCCGGTATTGCAATGGGGCTTATGATGGACGGTCATACGCCATATGTTTTGTCGGATATTGCTGACGCTGAAGATTTTGCAGGTGATATGGACTTTAAGGTTACGGGTACATCTGAAGGTATTACCGCAATCCAAATGGATATGAAAGTTCACGGTCTACCTGTTGAAATCCTTGAAAAAGCACTCCAGGCTTCAAAACCAGGCCGTGCACATATTTTGAAGCACATGCTTGAAACACTTGCTGCCCCTCGCGGAGCACTTTCTCAGTACGCACCACGTATTGAAAAGATAAAAATTAACCCAGACAAGATCGGTGCAGTCATTGGTAAAGGTGGAGAGGTTATCAATAAGATTACCGCTGAAACTGGTGCTCAGATCGATATTAAAGACGACGGACTTATTACTGTTGCAGCTGTTGATACTGCGAGTATCGAGAAAGCACTTAACTGGATTAAAGCCCTCACTGAGGAGCCAGAAGTCGGGCGTATTTACGAAGGTAAAGTTGTAACTATTAAAGATTTTGGTGCATTTGTGAACATTTTGCCAGGCATTGACGGTATGTTGCATATTAGTGAATTATCAAATGAACGAGTTGAGCGTGTTGAAGACGTTCTTCAAGAGGGTCAAATCCTTAATGTTAAATTGACAGGAATTGATGATCGTGGACGCTTGAGCCTCTCCATTCGAGACATCGAACAGTCTTAAGGTCTGTACTAGTTTGGTATAATAGGTCGAGAGTGATAAACACATTCTAAGTTCTCCATTGAATAATTTAAT is part of the Candidatus Saccharimonadales bacterium genome and encodes:
- the truB gene encoding tRNA pseudouridine(55) synthase TruB; protein product: MMTDGTVLIDKPSHMTSFGVVARVRRVLTQNAGKKIKVGHTGTLDPFATGLMILVIGKECKNAGSYSKLDKTYEATIRLGISSSTGDPEGNLTEVSDIIPTEKHVIEALRGFEGEIQQTPPTFSAIKINGQRAYKLARAGEVVEMPVRTVTVYSIELVEYNYPYVRINTHVSSGTYIRTLAEDIGGVLKTGAYCTELRRTSISSWTLAQAQTLQEFGVTDDKPVEKS
- the rpsO gene encoding 30S ribosomal protein S15 — encoded protein: MITAENKAKALALTQTHKKDVGSAQAQSSVLTSRIKEITEHLQTNKHDHMARRGLIQMVGRRKRLLKYLEANDFDGYKATVAALGLRK
- a CDS encoding GGDEF domain-containing protein codes for the protein MSQTQKEKNLFRPGIDQIPDEFVVGEHYPAPAFFGESRIALSALRLKIEKEREDARHDAKFPSFLNAKEWNKDIEKRISEGTEFGVIFIDFDSFNLVNNTLGHGEGDMLIESFGQMLEKHFRRNTDRLGKVSTDEEPTLIARYGGDEFGITTDLPLDRRREGETASDQMDKELQYFNALSDDFINSRVNSGRLRELGFGISAGAIIYSPSHPESPAQVKDRADRAMYEAKAKNKQGTLSR
- the pnp gene encoding polyribonucleotide nucleotidyltransferase, whose protein sequence is MTTINPSGKYIISVSTELAGRTLTLEVNRVGFRTSASVLVRYGETVVLGTAMVGKKPLSGMDYFPLSIDYEEKFYASGKISGSRFIKREGRPSDEAILIGRLIDRPIRPLFPKGYRQEVQNVATVLSMDPTFRPDMVAMIAASSALMLTGAPFDGPVAGLRVARVNGEFKAFASNEERAKSDLDIVVAGIKSGITMVEAGADEVSEETVAQALAWAHEQLQPAIDLQLELAKKVGVEPLPYELVLPEDSFQTIVDEWVEGKLGEDLRKPYPERNELVSVLRNEFHAAMVEKFGADDYKILHSEYDEAFTMALHKDVRRGIVEHNLRPDGRKLEEIRQLSSEVGLLPRAHGSSLFTRGVTQGMNIVTLAPLSYAQMVDSMEQNDFERRYMHHYNAPGYTVGEVRRLGSAGRREIGHGYLAERAVLPMLPSEEDFPYAIRSVTEIMSQNGSTSMAATCSSVLALMDAGVPLKRPVSGIAMGLMMDGHTPYVLSDIADAEDFAGDMDFKVTGTSEGITAIQMDMKVHGLPVEILEKALQASKPGRAHILKHMLETLAAPRGALSQYAPRIEKIKINPDKIGAVIGKGGEVINKITAETGAQIDIKDDGLITVAAVDTASIEKALNWIKALTEEPEVGRIYEGKVVTIKDFGAFVNILPGIDGMLHISELSNERVERVEDVLQEGQILNVKLTGIDDRGRLSLSIRDIEQS